In a single window of the Coprothermobacter proteolyticus DSM 5265 genome:
- a CDS encoding amidohydrolase family protein: MNVCFRNVWYPDYENKTLVRGTFYVDGQRITFKEPEHIDAMFADTLVTPGFFNAHSHVAMSLFRGIGDDVDLDRWLNEYIWPLEARLNDDYVYWSSMLACMELVRSGATTFLDMYFWEKATLEAAEKVGIRPIFTPGIIERPGWEKALQRTEELRDLGALVGVGPHALYTVSMNILPDVVKFAEENDLFIHMHLMETASEEAYIHNVLGEEYLYRLEDIGFFEVPVVFAHGVHFSEKDLSFLGTKNVVVAHCPQSNMKLSSGLFRWDLARDSGVPVGIGTDGAASNNNLDYIEEMRTAVLLARGVSGKPDVLSPMDVLEAATSVPARRLGLELGEIRDGYLADLVVWDVEDLSMVPADDPQDWISHVVYSAGTQAVSDVFVQGRWVVRNKSFVGVNPSEVVEEVSKRRRAIRKEDLIR, encoded by the coding sequence ATGAATGTGTGTTTCAGAAATGTTTGGTATCCTGATTACGAAAACAAAACTCTAGTACGTGGAACGTTTTATGTGGATGGACAAAGGATAACATTTAAAGAACCAGAACACATAGATGCCATGTTTGCAGACACCCTGGTTACACCAGGGTTTTTTAATGCTCACAGTCATGTTGCCATGAGCTTGTTTAGAGGCATTGGTGATGATGTTGACTTAGACCGATGGCTTAATGAGTACATATGGCCACTTGAGGCAAGGTTGAACGATGATTACGTTTATTGGTCCTCAATGCTTGCTTGCATGGAACTTGTGCGCAGCGGAGCTACCACATTTCTTGACATGTACTTTTGGGAAAAAGCTACCCTGGAGGCAGCTGAAAAGGTGGGAATCAGACCCATTTTCACCCCCGGCATCATCGAAAGGCCTGGATGGGAAAAAGCTCTGCAGCGGACAGAGGAATTAAGGGATTTAGGCGCCTTAGTGGGAGTAGGACCGCATGCGCTTTATACGGTTTCTATGAACATTTTGCCTGATGTGGTAAAATTCGCAGAGGAAAACGACTTATTCATACACATGCATCTTATGGAAACAGCTTCTGAAGAGGCATACATACATAACGTTTTAGGCGAAGAGTATCTTTATCGGCTAGAAGACATTGGTTTTTTCGAAGTGCCTGTGGTTTTTGCGCATGGGGTTCACTTTTCAGAGAAAGATTTGTCTTTCTTGGGGACCAAGAATGTTGTTGTGGCTCATTGCCCTCAAAGTAACATGAAACTCTCTTCTGGATTATTTCGCTGGGATTTGGCTAGAGATAGCGGAGTGCCTGTGGGCATAGGCACGGACGGTGCGGCTTCTAATAACAACTTGGATTACATAGAGGAAATGAGAACAGCAGTTCTTTTAGCGCGAGGCGTCTCAGGAAAACCTGATGTACTGTCCCCCATGGATGTTCTCGAGGCTGCTACTTCTGTACCGGCTAGGCGGCTTGGACTGGAATTAGGCGAAATAAGGGATGGCTACCTTGCAGATCTGGTTGTCTGGGACGTGGAGGATTTATCTATGGTCCCTGCAGATGACCCACAGGATTGGATATCTCACGTAGTGTATTCAGCTGGAACTCAAGCAGTAAGCGATGTTTTTGTCCAAGGGCGTTGGGTGGTGCGCAATAAGTCGTTCGTGGGTGTCAACCCATCAGAAGTCGTGGAAGAAGTGAGTAAAAGACGTCGTGCAATAAGAAAGGAGGACTTAATACGGTGA
- a CDS encoding MTAP family purine nucleoside phosphorylase: MKIGVIGGSGIYQIEGVPSTEISVNTEYGEVKVFLAQVDDREVYFLPRHGLGHSVPPHLVNYRANIRALQGLGAQRIIATNAVGSLNPEIKPGTVVLVDQFLDFTKGRKSTFFEEGKVVHTDMTNPYCPEMIEVASKITTPFPLRKGGVMVVTEGPRFETAAEVKAFAMLGGDVVGMTSVPEVVLSREAGMCYLSLAIVSNFAAGLQEQVSHEEVLNIMDKLNNQVQMFILDLIKAMPEEKHCTCPRGA; the protein is encoded by the coding sequence GTGAAGATTGGAGTCATCGGAGGTTCTGGTATCTATCAAATTGAAGGGGTTCCTTCAACAGAAATTAGTGTGAATACGGAATACGGTGAAGTAAAGGTGTTCTTAGCACAGGTTGATGATAGGGAAGTATATTTTCTCCCTCGACATGGCTTGGGTCATTCAGTTCCACCGCATTTGGTGAATTACAGAGCTAATATTCGTGCTCTTCAAGGTCTTGGAGCTCAAAGAATCATAGCTACGAATGCTGTGGGTAGTTTGAACCCTGAAATAAAACCAGGAACAGTGGTGCTGGTTGACCAGTTCCTAGATTTTACAAAAGGGAGAAAATCCACTTTCTTCGAGGAAGGAAAAGTGGTGCACACCGATATGACTAACCCTTATTGTCCTGAAATGATAGAAGTGGCCTCAAAGATTACTACTCCTTTTCCACTTCGGAAAGGAGGGGTTATGGTGGTAACTGAAGGGCCACGATTTGAGACCGCGGCTGAGGTTAAAGCTTTTGCTATGCTGGGTGGCGATGTGGTTGGTATGACTTCTGTGCCTGAGGTAGTGCTCTCTAGGGAAGCTGGAATGTGCTATTTGTCTTTGGCCATTGTAAGCAACTTTGCTGCAGGCTTACAAGAACAAGTAAGCCATGAAGAAGTTCTAAACATAATGGACAAGCTCAACAATCAGGTGCAAATGTTCATACTGGACCTCATAAAGGCCATGCCAGAGGAAAAACATTGCACATGCCCCCGCGGGGCGTAA
- the rpiB gene encoding ribose 5-phosphate isomerase B — translation MRIVMGADHAGYQLKERLKENLIELGHEVVDKGTNSIESVDYPDYAAEVCTDITKNGGFGILICGTGIGMSITANKFPGIRAALAYDLYAAKKARQHNDANVLCLGGRVLGPDLAMEIVQTFLNTSFEGGRHLRRIRKIEKIEERNLNKGCEA, via the coding sequence ATGCGAATTGTCATGGGTGCAGATCACGCCGGTTATCAACTAAAGGAAAGGCTAAAAGAAAACCTCATAGAACTTGGGCATGAAGTGGTGGATAAGGGGACAAATTCCATTGAATCGGTTGACTATCCCGACTATGCAGCTGAAGTTTGCACTGATATTACGAAGAATGGTGGCTTTGGCATACTCATCTGTGGAACTGGTATCGGTATGAGCATAACTGCCAATAAGTTTCCCGGAATACGAGCGGCACTTGCCTATGACCTTTATGCAGCAAAGAAAGCTCGCCAGCACAACGATGCGAACGTGTTATGTTTGGGCGGTAGGGTCTTAGGTCCAGACTTAGCTATGGAAATTGTGCAGACCTTCTTGAATACCTCTTTCGAGGGAGGTAGACACTTAAGAAGGATAAGGAAAATAGAAAAAATCGAGGAGAGAAACCTGAATAAAGGATGTGAGGCCTAA
- a CDS encoding serine hydroxymethyltransferase — translation MRYDHIEEGDPEIFELMRRESLRQNRTLDLIASENLASEAVLEATGSIFTNKYAEGYPNARYYGGCEVADQVEILAIERAKKLFDADHANVQPHSGSQANQAVYLAFLKPGDTILSMSLAAGGHLSHGAPVSMTGKWFNIVHYGVDPKTETIDLNEVEKLALEHKPKLIIAGASAYPRFIDFQGFREIADKVGAIFMVDMAHIAGLVAAGVHPSPVPFADVVTTTTHKTLRGPRGGLILCKAEHAKAIDKAVFPGVQGGPLVHIIAAKAVAFKEDSEPSFKEYSAQVVKNAKTMAETFASKGVRVVTGGTDNHLMLLDVTSVGLTGKEAEELLAEVGIVVNKNAIPFDKLPPRVASGIRIGTPNITTRGLRDEECKLLAEQMSELFITKSEKVKAEIKGLVQELTERYPAYKGWS, via the coding sequence ATGAGATATGACCACATTGAGGAGGGAGATCCAGAAATCTTCGAGCTTATGAGGCGTGAGTCTTTGCGTCAGAATAGGACGCTGGATCTCATAGCCTCAGAAAACTTGGCTTCTGAGGCAGTTTTAGAGGCTACAGGTTCCATCTTCACAAATAAGTATGCAGAGGGTTATCCGAATGCGCGCTACTACGGTGGGTGCGAGGTGGCAGATCAGGTTGAGATATTAGCCATAGAAAGAGCTAAGAAGCTTTTTGATGCTGATCACGCCAATGTGCAGCCACACTCTGGGTCCCAAGCAAATCAAGCTGTTTATTTGGCTTTTCTCAAACCTGGGGATACAATACTCTCCATGTCACTGGCTGCTGGAGGTCACCTTTCTCACGGTGCACCTGTTTCCATGACAGGTAAGTGGTTTAATATTGTTCATTACGGGGTTGACCCAAAAACAGAAACTATTGATCTCAATGAGGTAGAAAAACTAGCTTTGGAGCATAAGCCAAAGCTTATCATTGCAGGAGCTTCAGCCTACCCCAGGTTCATCGATTTCCAGGGTTTTAGAGAGATAGCGGACAAAGTAGGCGCGATTTTTATGGTAGATATGGCACACATAGCTGGCTTGGTAGCTGCAGGGGTACACCCGAGCCCTGTACCATTTGCTGACGTGGTTACTACTACAACCCACAAAACGCTTAGGGGCCCTCGGGGTGGACTCATACTATGCAAGGCAGAACATGCGAAAGCCATTGATAAGGCGGTTTTCCCCGGGGTGCAGGGAGGGCCTTTGGTTCACATTATTGCGGCGAAGGCGGTGGCATTTAAAGAAGACTCTGAGCCTTCTTTTAAAGAGTATTCTGCTCAAGTAGTAAAGAACGCCAAGACCATGGCCGAGACTTTTGCTTCTAAGGGTGTAAGGGTAGTAACAGGTGGAACAGATAATCATCTCATGCTTTTGGATGTCACATCAGTAGGGCTGACCGGTAAAGAAGCAGAGGAGCTGCTAGCAGAGGTTGGTATCGTCGTCAACAAAAACGCTATTCCTTTCGACAAACTTCCTCCACGAGTAGCTAGCGGCATCAGGATTGGCACGCCTAATATTACTACGAGGGGATTAAGGGATGAAGAATGCAAACTTCTTGCTGAGCAGATGAGCGAGCTCTTCATCACTAAGAGCGAAAAAGTGAAGGCTGAGATCAAAGGCTTGGTGCAGGAACTTACAGAGCGTTACCCAGCATACAAGGGGTGGTCATAA
- the upp gene encoding uracil phosphoribosyltransferase, whose protein sequence is MLSVVDHPLIKYKVSLLRDKNTGPKEFRELVQELAMFLTYEATKNLELTEQVVETPLATTTGFVLCRKIAIIPILRAGLTMAEGVLKVIPNAKVGHIGLYRDHKTLMPVEYYAKLPIGIEDMVCIIVDPMLATGNSIRYTIDLLRQQGVSQIKVLSIIAAPEGIDNVLSCGDIELYLAAKDERLNDEGYILPGLGDAGDRLFGTK, encoded by the coding sequence GTGCTTAGTGTGGTCGATCATCCCCTAATTAAATACAAGGTTTCCTTGCTTCGGGATAAGAATACAGGACCTAAGGAATTCAGAGAGCTGGTGCAGGAACTGGCAATGTTTCTCACTTACGAGGCGACTAAAAACTTAGAACTCACCGAGCAAGTAGTGGAAACCCCGTTGGCTACGACAACGGGGTTTGTTCTGTGTAGGAAGATTGCCATCATACCCATCTTAAGAGCGGGGCTTACCATGGCTGAAGGAGTGCTTAAGGTCATTCCGAATGCAAAGGTAGGACATATCGGTTTGTACAGGGATCACAAAACCTTAATGCCTGTGGAGTATTATGCAAAACTCCCCATAGGTATTGAGGATATGGTTTGCATCATAGTGGATCCCATGCTCGCTACTGGCAATTCCATTCGATACACCATAGATCTTCTTAGACAGCAGGGTGTTTCTCAAATAAAAGTGCTTTCCATAATCGCGGCGCCTGAGGGTATAGATAATGTACTTTCTTGTGGCGACATTGAGCTTTACCTTGCCGCAAAGGACGAGAGACTGAACGACGAAGGTTACATCCTTCCCGGATTGGGTGATGCCGGTGATAGACTTTTCGGCACAAAGTGA
- a CDS encoding MraY family glycosyltransferase produces the protein MPVIDFSAQSELYVLGLLAGVGSFFLSWVLTPLSIKFAWKYGFLDYPSERKVHQDATPRVGGLAVVLAFTLGELLFWHAAPPLGYGVLITVVLFFFAMLLDDKYDLPAWVKFLVQVGCSAAVVFMGVKIGVVTLWGGRYAVFPDWLSIAISVLWLVLLSNAINLIDGLNGLSSGISAIVLIFASIITFKKGIFTVGLDALILAGAVLGFLPYNFPEAKTFIGDCGAQTLGFILGILSIVGTFKSTAGIIFFGFLLLLFLPVEDTLSAWFRRLAAGQHPFTADRKHLHHKLLDWGLTPKQVVLLMYCATIVLGIIALLLMGWVS, from the coding sequence ATGCCGGTGATAGACTTTTCGGCACAAAGTGAACTTTACGTTCTTGGTCTCTTAGCAGGAGTGGGTAGCTTCTTTTTAAGCTGGGTGCTTACTCCTTTAAGTATTAAATTTGCATGGAAATATGGCTTTTTGGATTATCCCAGTGAGCGAAAAGTTCACCAGGATGCTACACCCAGGGTTGGAGGACTGGCAGTAGTACTGGCCTTCACCTTGGGTGAACTTTTGTTTTGGCACGCTGCGCCGCCTTTGGGCTACGGTGTACTCATCACAGTGGTGTTGTTTTTCTTTGCCATGCTCCTCGATGATAAATATGACCTTCCTGCTTGGGTGAAGTTTTTGGTCCAAGTAGGATGCTCGGCTGCTGTGGTATTCATGGGTGTGAAGATAGGTGTAGTCACTTTGTGGGGCGGCCGGTATGCGGTTTTCCCAGACTGGTTGTCGATCGCCATATCTGTTTTGTGGCTGGTACTTCTCTCAAATGCTATAAACCTTATAGACGGGTTAAATGGTCTTTCTTCTGGGATTAGTGCCATAGTTCTGATTTTTGCGAGCATCATAACGTTCAAGAAAGGAATTTTTACTGTGGGCTTAGATGCATTGATATTAGCAGGTGCGGTTTTAGGATTTCTACCCTATAACTTTCCTGAAGCAAAGACCTTTATCGGTGATTGTGGTGCTCAAACGTTGGGTTTTATACTGGGCATATTGTCCATTGTTGGCACGTTCAAGAGCACTGCTGGAATTATCTTTTTTGGTTTTTTGCTACTTCTCTTTTTGCCTGTGGAAGATACGCTTTCTGCATGGTTTAGGCGCCTTGCAGCTGGGCAACATCCATTTACCGCAGACAGGAAGCACTTACATCACAAGTTGCTGGATTGGGGACTAACGCCTAAGCAAGTTGTGCTCTTAATGTACTGTGCTACAATTGTTCTTGGTATAATCGCACTTTTATTGATGGGGTGGGTAAGCTGA
- the wecB gene encoding non-hydrolyzing UDP-N-acetylglucosamine 2-epimerase produces the protein MGKLKKKIGLVVGTRPEAIKMAPVYLTLREFFEVDFIATGQHREMFYQGLSPFGIKPTVDLMIMEESQSLESVLSKSVTGLSTLFKEQKYDLVLVHGDTTTTLGGALASFYNRIPCAHVEAGLRTGDLSYPYPEEANRVLTDDLCDILYPPTQLSWENLEREGLGSKDCLVTGNTVIDALMIIQNKWGIETTKKENLVVVTAHRRENWGSPLEEICHAIKDLALEFTDYRFVFPVHLNPAVRKTVFGILQDVDNVELTDPLEYDEFLRLLSRAKVALSDSGGIQEEGPHFGVPVVLLRHVTERPEGIPRKMVFLAGPDEEKIKEYFHFVVQNRWWEYVMNQSNPYGDGRASERIACHLASRFGLSNVVIPRFEEVF, from the coding sequence GTGGGTAAGCTGAAGAAAAAGATTGGTTTGGTTGTAGGGACACGTCCCGAAGCCATAAAAATGGCTCCTGTTTACTTGACTTTAAGAGAGTTTTTCGAAGTGGACTTCATAGCCACCGGACAACACAGAGAAATGTTTTACCAAGGTCTTAGTCCATTTGGGATAAAACCAACAGTTGACTTGATGATCATGGAGGAAAGTCAGTCGCTGGAATCAGTTTTGTCGAAAAGCGTTACAGGATTGTCAACCTTGTTTAAGGAGCAAAAATACGATTTGGTATTGGTGCACGGTGATACCACAACTACGCTTGGCGGTGCTTTGGCAAGCTTCTATAACAGAATTCCATGCGCACATGTGGAAGCCGGGTTACGCACTGGTGACCTGAGCTACCCCTACCCAGAGGAAGCTAATAGAGTTCTTACAGACGACCTATGTGATATTCTTTATCCACCTACTCAGCTTTCGTGGGAGAACCTTGAGCGTGAGGGCTTAGGTAGTAAAGACTGTTTGGTTACAGGTAACACGGTTATTGATGCCCTCATGATAATTCAAAACAAATGGGGTATAGAAACTACAAAGAAGGAGAATCTGGTAGTAGTAACGGCACACCGCAGGGAAAACTGGGGGTCACCTTTGGAAGAGATTTGCCATGCTATTAAGGATCTAGCGTTAGAATTCACCGATTACAGGTTTGTATTCCCAGTTCACTTAAACCCTGCTGTTAGAAAGACTGTTTTTGGTATTTTGCAAGATGTGGACAACGTGGAACTTACAGATCCTTTGGAATACGATGAGTTTTTAAGACTGTTGTCTAGGGCGAAAGTGGCTTTAAGCGACAGCGGCGGCATACAAGAAGAAGGGCCTCATTTTGGTGTGCCAGTAGTTCTTCTGCGGCATGTGACCGAGCGACCCGAAGGTATACCGAGAAAGATGGTATTCCTTGCTGGTCCTGACGAAGAAAAAATAAAAGAATACTTTCATTTTGTGGTTCAGAATAGGTGGTGGGAATACGTTATGAATCAATCCAACCCCTATGGAGACGGTAGAGCATCTGAAAGGATTGCATGTCATCTGGCTAGCCGTTTTGGTTTGAGTAATGTTGTTATTCCCCGATTTGAGGAGGTGTTTTGA
- the murA gene encoding UDP-N-acetylglucosamine 1-carboxyvinyltransferase codes for MSVLIIDGGIPLKGKVTAQGCKNSALAILAAAALCEDRVYLTNVPDIGDVKTMMSILRSLGYKVTWGSGLTIKPGVIKNYDLTHTGAGSIRGSLLFLGALLGRLGKVVLPMPGGCNIGTRPIDLHLKGLSLMGASLDIQGGNIVGEAPSGLKGAYVYLDFPSVGATENIMIAGALASGETTIENAAQDQQVVELGKFLMACGVKIHGLGTKVIRIKGKKEIGGVTFRISGDSIEAGTYAIAAAATRGSITVDGVDVTFLRPLLFKLQEAGIEVVVTNGHEVTVLPSPRPKGITIKTMPFPGFPTDLQPLMMSLLATAEGRSVITETVYDGRMGHVSELWKMGANIEVEGNTAIITGVEKLTGAPVVANNLRAGAALVVAGLSAEGRSVVYGMEHVMRGYSNIHQKLRALDAKVELVSDEEAVNIA; via the coding sequence ATGAGTGTTTTAATTATAGACGGTGGAATTCCCTTAAAGGGAAAGGTAACGGCTCAAGGTTGTAAGAACAGTGCATTAGCCATTCTAGCTGCAGCGGCCCTGTGCGAAGATAGGGTGTATTTGACAAATGTTCCGGACATTGGCGATGTGAAAACAATGATGTCTATTCTAAGATCTTTGGGATACAAAGTAACGTGGGGCAGTGGCCTTACCATAAAACCAGGTGTTATTAAGAATTATGACCTTACCCACACGGGAGCAGGGTCCATAAGAGGGTCTCTGCTTTTCTTAGGAGCATTACTTGGCCGCCTGGGGAAAGTGGTCCTCCCTATGCCGGGAGGCTGCAACATTGGAACAAGGCCAATTGACCTTCATTTGAAAGGTCTCAGCCTGATGGGTGCAAGTCTGGATATTCAAGGTGGAAACATTGTAGGAGAAGCTCCCAGTGGGCTGAAAGGAGCATATGTTTACCTGGATTTCCCCAGTGTGGGCGCTACCGAGAATATCATGATTGCTGGTGCTTTAGCCAGTGGAGAAACCACAATTGAGAACGCAGCTCAGGATCAGCAAGTTGTTGAGCTAGGTAAGTTTTTAATGGCTTGTGGCGTGAAAATCCATGGGCTTGGAACCAAGGTTATACGTATTAAAGGGAAGAAAGAGATAGGTGGCGTCACCTTTAGAATATCAGGAGACAGCATTGAAGCTGGTACTTATGCCATAGCAGCTGCGGCGACAAGAGGTTCCATAACAGTGGATGGCGTAGACGTTACGTTTCTCAGGCCACTACTTTTCAAACTGCAAGAAGCAGGCATAGAAGTAGTCGTAACAAATGGCCATGAGGTCACGGTACTGCCCAGCCCTCGTCCCAAGGGAATAACGATTAAGACTATGCCTTTTCCGGGTTTCCCCACTGATTTGCAACCTCTAATGATGTCACTTCTGGCCACAGCTGAAGGTAGATCAGTAATTACAGAAACTGTGTACGATGGAAGAATGGGGCATGTCAGTGAACTTTGGAAAATGGGAGCAAACATCGAAGTAGAAGGCAATACCGCCATCATTACTGGCGTGGAAAAACTTACTGGTGCACCTGTTGTTGCTAACAATCTTAGGGCAGGTGCGGCTTTGGTGGTAGCAGGCTTGTCTGCGGAAGGTAGAAGCGTTGTTTACGGCATGGAGCACGTAATGCGTGGTTATTCCAACATTCATCAAAAACTAAGAGCTTTAGATGCCAAAGTTGAACTCGTAAGCGATGAAGAAGCAGTCAATATTGCTTGA
- the csaB gene encoding polysaccharide pyruvyl transferase CsaB: MKKVLMVGYWGGFNVGDEGFLEIVLPRLKHKAHITVASKNPENTTKSFNVRSVKAEPLTLVRELLRNDIVLEGPGGLFQDATSFKSLFYYFLPPFLGKLFGKKVYLYGIGIGPINRSISERLTLKAFRMADGKYVRDAYSYDWLQSRGVSCDLAADVVFTVAGEHYYGYNPMFDSVLYIPSHKWENLDVDQVDGNMVIFFPGKDLPMTAAARGTYIDGLELGVLEIVSLFKQYKGAVVGRLHAGILATIAGLPFVAIPYDVKLTEYARELAATLGVPQDALLAKNITEAKAKLAALLKDSEKISNELVRFSIEQKKRAEEMMAEIERAVE, translated from the coding sequence ATGAAAAAAGTGCTCATGGTAGGATACTGGGGCGGTTTCAATGTAGGTGATGAAGGTTTCTTAGAAATAGTGTTGCCCAGACTGAAGCACAAAGCTCATATAACGGTTGCATCTAAGAATCCTGAGAACACCACGAAGAGCTTCAATGTGAGATCTGTAAAGGCTGAACCACTTACATTAGTTCGAGAATTGCTTAGAAATGACATTGTTTTAGAGGGTCCAGGAGGCTTATTCCAAGACGCTACCAGTTTTAAAAGTTTGTTTTATTATTTTCTGCCTCCGTTTTTGGGCAAACTTTTCGGTAAAAAGGTCTATCTCTATGGCATTGGCATAGGTCCCATAAATCGAAGCATAAGTGAAAGGCTTACCTTAAAAGCATTTCGCATGGCGGACGGTAAGTACGTTAGGGACGCGTATTCGTATGATTGGTTGCAGAGTCGTGGAGTGTCTTGCGATTTGGCTGCAGATGTAGTTTTTACGGTGGCAGGTGAACATTATTATGGATATAACCCAATGTTTGATTCAGTTCTTTATATTCCGAGTCACAAATGGGAAAACTTGGACGTAGACCAAGTAGATGGTAACATGGTCATATTCTTCCCTGGTAAAGATCTGCCAATGACAGCTGCAGCACGTGGCACCTACATAGATGGCTTAGAGCTGGGCGTATTGGAAATTGTGAGCTTATTTAAGCAATACAAAGGAGCCGTAGTAGGCAGGCTTCATGCGGGCATACTGGCCACCATTGCAGGCCTTCCTTTTGTTGCCATACCCTATGACGTAAAGTTGACCGAATATGCAAGAGAATTAGCTGCGACCTTAGGTGTACCTCAGGATGCTTTATTAGCAAAGAATATAACAGAGGCAAAAGCGAAACTGGCCGCGCTACTCAAGGACTCTGAGAAAATCAGCAATGAATTGGTGCGTTTTTCCATTGAACAAAAGAAAAGAGCCGAGGAAATGATGGCTGAAATTGAGAGGGCCGTGGAATGA
- a CDS encoding 5'-3' exonuclease has translation MKKVILVDSNSLLYRSYYALPNLSTKDGFPTGGIYGFLRIVSKLLTEAHSHFIIVGDAKGVLARSLVFKEYKTNRPKAPDELSLQREKLPDILGALSLPYIVYEGKEADDTISALTHFFERWGFQVEIYTSDTDMMQLISQNTTVVTFKKGITQVKRYDYSTFVEEFGFTPERFVDYKSLVGDSADNIPGVNGIGPKTASSLIKDFSREELLSKFGTVLERNLQLITLEDFPIPYSVLLLRVKPSAELKVLEEFEFNSLITPFLKVLGTRKVQVSLFGLEDIDRLPWQCLSDPTAVEEPFPFAFVEGEDPIRSANMLYAQRFLKRNDLGESPIKVFLDGEVRDIAVDEVLALLNAATNVSLEGDLLRLEQ, from the coding sequence ATGAAAAAGGTCATTTTAGTCGATAGCAATTCCCTGCTTTACAGATCTTACTACGCTTTGCCCAATCTTAGTACAAAGGATGGATTCCCAACTGGCGGGATCTATGGTTTTTTGCGCATTGTGTCAAAACTACTCACTGAAGCTCACAGCCATTTTATCATTGTGGGCGACGCCAAAGGGGTCTTGGCTCGCAGCTTGGTTTTTAAAGAATACAAGACCAATAGACCGAAGGCTCCTGATGAGCTTTCACTGCAAAGAGAAAAGTTACCTGACATATTGGGCGCACTCTCTTTACCATACATTGTGTATGAAGGGAAAGAAGCTGATGATACCATCTCCGCACTGACGCACTTTTTCGAGCGGTGGGGTTTTCAAGTGGAAATCTATACTTCAGACACTGATATGATGCAGTTAATCTCTCAAAATACAACTGTGGTTACGTTTAAGAAGGGTATTACACAAGTAAAGCGTTACGATTATTCCACGTTTGTTGAAGAGTTCGGATTTACTCCAGAACGCTTTGTGGACTACAAATCTTTGGTGGGAGACAGTGCTGATAATATACCTGGGGTAAATGGAATCGGACCTAAGACAGCCAGTAGCTTGATAAAGGACTTTAGTAGAGAGGAACTACTTAGCAAATTTGGTACCGTGCTTGAAAGAAATTTGCAGCTAATCACTTTGGAGGATTTTCCTATACCGTATAGCGTTCTACTATTAAGGGTCAAGCCTTCTGCTGAGTTGAAGGTTCTTGAAGAGTTTGAATTCAACTCCTTAATTACGCCCTTCTTGAAGGTTCTAGGTACCCGAAAAGTACAGGTGAGTTTGTTCGGTCTTGAAGACATAGACAGGTTGCCCTGGCAATGCCTTTCTGATCCTACTGCTGTGGAAGAACCTTTTCCCTTCGCCTTCGTAGAAGGAGAAGACCCTATTAGAAGCGCTAATATGCTCTACGCTCAAAGGTTTTTGAAGAGGAATGATCTCGGGGAATCTCCGATAAAAGTTTTTCTAGATGGCGAAGTAAGAGATATTGCTGTCGATGAAGTTTTAGCTCTGTTGAACGCCGCTACCAATGTAAGCTTAGAAGGTGATCTTTTACGGCTGGAGCAATAG
- a CDS encoding dephospho-CoA kinase, which produces MGIGGWIGVGKSTICSFFKEELCADVLSLDSISHELYEVPEVSSALRNAFGTSVRSEIAMKLTEDPSLWEDLDNIFKPYLIKETLRRHQTSASSLRIIEGSLVLKLGLQEICNLVAWVTFHPLEEAIKRSSIRMGKPFSYSLSILQRQIETNIFDPSKVDVLLVGSSEKNSRKLYEELRTHLHL; this is translated from the coding sequence TTGGGCATTGGTGGTTGGATTGGTGTTGGCAAGAGCACTATTTGTTCCTTCTTTAAGGAAGAACTGTGTGCAGATGTGTTAAGTTTGGACTCTATAAGCCATGAGCTCTATGAAGTACCCGAGGTTTCTTCGGCTTTGAGAAACGCTTTTGGGACGTCGGTGCGTAGTGAAATTGCCATGAAGCTAACAGAAGATCCTTCTTTATGGGAGGATTTGGACAACATTTTTAAACCTTATCTTATCAAGGAAACGTTAAGACGGCACCAAACATCTGCTTCATCTTTACGTATCATTGAGGGTAGTTTGGTGCTAAAACTGGGTTTACAAGAAATATGTAATTTAGTAGCTTGGGTAACTTTCCACCCGCTGGAAGAGGCTATTAAACGTAGCTCCATACGAATGGGTAAACCTTTTTCTTATTCTTTAAGCATTTTGCAGAGGCAAATTGAAACAAACATTTTTGATCCTTCAAAAGTAGATGTACTCTTGGTGGGGAGTTCGGAGAAAAACTCCAGGAAGCTGTATGAAGAGCTCAGAACGCATCTGCACTTATGA